The nucleotide sequence GCCATGTTGTCGCTGATCAGTGTCACGTCGAAACCGTCTTTCATAAGTTCCCAAGCTGTCAATCTCGCACCTTGCAGGTAAGGTCTTGTTTCATCAGCATAGACTTTTATTCTTTTGCCCTGTTCTTTCGCAGCACGCAGCACGCCAAGAGCTGTACCATAGTCAACGGTTGCAAGCGCACCTGCATTACAGTGTGTCAAAACTGTGAAGCCATCTTCCAAGAGTGCAGCACCGTGCCTACCTATCGCCTTGTTCGTCTCTATATCTTCTTTTGCTATCTTAATCGCTTCGTCTTCAAGTGCTTTTGAGAGTCCTTCGAACTTTCCATGTTCAATTAGCCTTTTTTCCATTCTGTCGAGTGCCCAGAAGAGGTTAACAGCTGTCGGTCTGGTCTTAGCAAGCGTTTCTTTGACGCTTTTCATCTGAAGGACAGCTTGTTCGTAATTGTATGTTTTTCTTGTAATTTCCTTAGCCCCTAAAACGTAGCCAAACGCAGCTGTTGCTCCTATCGCTGGAGCTCCGCGCACAACCATTTCTTTTATCGCGAGTGCAACTGCTCTATAGTCAGCGCATGTGACGTAAACTTCTTCGAACGGAAGCCTCCTTTGGTCAATTAAAACTAACGTGTCACCAGTCCATTCCATCGTCATCGTCTTCAGCTTCATTTTTGTCCCTCCTGTCTATGTTTTCTGATTACTTTATTTTGCTTGCAAAAAGTCGTTTCTAAATCTGCTCAGACCTTCTTCTTCTCCAAATGCAATGAGTTTGCAATCTTTGCAGATTATCTCGTTTTTCGAAGGTCCAAGTACGAATTCTTCACCTTTTAACAACGCAACTATGTACACGTTATATTTTTCTTTGAGCCGTAATTCTTCTATCCGCTTGCCTTCGAGGTTTGTAGAACTGACGTCCACTATCTCCACTCTGAATCTCTTATCTCGTATGTTCAAAACGTCAAGGACGTTTTCCCGTTGTTTTCTTAATATGATTGTCTCAACCATTTTCACTCCCGCAATCTCTGCGGTTGCAATCGGATGGTCAACACCTGCGTATATGAACTTTGTTAAATTGTTTATATTGCTTATATTAGATACCACGTATATATTTGGGTTCATGTTCTTCGCAGTTAGCGTGACAAAGATGTTTAATGCGTCGTCAGGTAGTGTTGTAATCAGCGCACGTGCTTGTTTTATGCCAGCTTTCAGCAATACATTCTCATTCGTTGCATCGCCGTTTATGAATACAAGCTTTGAACCATCTTCGATTAGTCTTTCTCGAATTTCTTTTTCCGTGATATTCGCATCGATGCCAACTACATCTTCTTTGAAACGCAAAAGCTGATTCACTACCTGAGTTCCTATGTTTCCGATTCCAACAACGATAATATGATTATTCATCTTCGACACCCTTTTCTCAGTTCGCCTCACCTTAAAAAGTTGCGTTAGTTCGCCTTCTACCAAAAGTGCTGTAATGTAAGAAACACTGTACAGAACAACGGATAACCCAGCTAAGATTAGAAACAACGTAAATATTCTTCCGGTACTTGAGATCGTGTCGGGCATTCCGTATCCAACTGTAGATATAGTTATGCCCGTAAAGAACAGTGCGTCGAGAAATGAAAGATCTTCAAAAACCCAGTAGTAAATAGTCCCGACAAAAAAGACTGCGAAGATACTTATAAGATGCTTTATTAGTCTCCTCTTAATTTCATTTCTCAACACTTGTGCTTCTAAGATATTCTTACCAGTCCCAGTTCCCATCCACGCTTCCCCAGATATTTACCAGGCGTATTTCCACCACTCAGTTCTTTACGATACTGCTCTTATAAAGGATATCTATCTTCGCTTTCTTGCTGAATGCATCAAAATCGGTCAATACTTTTTGTTTAGCCTGCTCCTGTTTTTGGCTGAGTAGAGCATTCTTGATTTCTTCCTTGACCTGATCCAGCGATTTGGTTCCTCCAACTTTTATGTCGCGCACTTGGATAACATAGTACTCGCCTGAAACTTGCTGGACTGGTAGTGCCGTACCTTTTATTGCGCTGTTCACGTAGATCCAGAGTGCTTGCGGTAGCTTCGTCGTATCGTTCTGACTTACCATTCCATTCACTGTCACAGTTATGTTGTATTTTTTGCTGATCTCTTCAACCGCAGTTTTTTTAACAAGCTCTTGCCTTATCGAATCAGCTAAGGCTTTGTCTTTTGTCTTAAACACTACTAAGTCGTACTGCGTGCTTACGGTGTATTTGTCTTTGTTCTTATCATAATACGCCTTGATTTCATCGTCTGTGACTGCGATATCTTTCAAATAGAGAGCATAAACATTCGCAAGGCTGAGTGCGTACGTTCTTTGGAAATATAGTTTCTGCCTGTAATCGCTCAAAGTTCCCATGCCGAACTGCATGAGGTAGTCGTTGAACTGCTGTTCTGTCATTTTTAGGTCAGTTAGTAATTTCTTTATTTCGTTTTCTACGTCCGCTTTTACCGTT is from Fervidobacterium gondwanense DSM 13020 and encodes:
- a CDS encoding potassium channel family protein is translated as MGTGTGKNILEAQVLRNEIKRRLIKHLISIFAVFFVGTIYYWVFEDLSFLDALFFTGITISTVGYGMPDTISSTGRIFTLFLILAGLSVVLYSVSYITALLVEGELTQLFKVRRTEKRVSKMNNHIIVVGIGNIGTQVVNQLLRFKEDVVGIDANITEKEIRERLIEDGSKLVFINGDATNENVLLKAGIKQARALITTLPDDALNIFVTLTAKNMNPNIYVVSNISNINNLTKFIYAGVDHPIATAEIAGVKMVETIILRKQRENVLDVLNIRDKRFRVEIVDVSSTNLEGKRIEELRLKEKYNVYIVALLKGEEFVLGPSKNEIICKDCKLIAFGEEEGLSRFRNDFLQAK
- the mtnA gene encoding S-methyl-5-thioribose-1-phosphate isomerase, coding for MKLKTMTMEWTGDTLVLIDQRRLPFEEVYVTCADYRAVALAIKEMVVRGAPAIGATAAFGYVLGAKEITRKTYNYEQAVLQMKSVKETLAKTRPTAVNLFWALDRMEKRLIEHGKFEGLSKALEDEAIKIAKEDIETNKAIGRHGAALLEDGFTVLTHCNAGALATVDYGTALGVLRAAKEQGKRIKVYADETRPYLQGARLTAWELMKDGFDVTLISDNMAGWVMKQGKINAVIVGADRIAANGDVANKIGTYMVAVLAKKHGIPFYVAAPLSTIDLSIKSGKEIPIEERSHEEVATCGGKRIAPNNVNIYNPAFDVTEHELVTAIITEKGVVYPPYEENLKKLFEE
- a CDS encoding peptidyl-prolyl cis-trans isomerase, with translation MKKLLLVVVFTTIVLSSISLAQQDVVAIVNGRNVTMDEWNREANIQKLLMEIQSSNEIFYSVLTTSQEGLVLLERYKLKVLDTLIKKILFIQFAESLKVQPDEKTVKADVENEIKKLLTDLKMTEQQFNDYLMQFGMGTLSDYRQKLYFQRTYALSLANVYALYLKDIAVTDDEIKAYYDKNKDKYTVSTQYDLVVFKTKDKALADSIRQELVKKTAVEEISKKYNITVTVNGMVSQNDTTKLPQALWIYVNSAIKGTALPVQQVSGEYYVIQVRDIKVGGTKSLDQVKEEIKNALLSQKQEQAKQKVLTDFDAFSKKAKIDILYKSSIVKN